The proteins below come from a single Spirochaetia bacterium 38H-sp genomic window:
- a CDS encoding MBL fold metallo-hydrolase: MIKKVKLDKNLELKTKGELRLVFLGTGSAFSKKFYQSNLLIVKGDDHLLVDCGTRCPEALASYGLSVDKIEHYVFTHSHADHIGGVEEVVLVNRYFARKRPHLYMTKKYQKLFWNESIKGGSAYSEKKGWRRYLTLDDFFVIHQPELMQRKPRPMYSFNVGDIEIILFRTRHIPEQARSWRDSAWSTGLLIDRRVLFSGDTQFDPDMLEFFVSSFPIETIFHDCQFFTGGVHTSLDELSTLPRHIKKMMYLVHYGDTVDKYRDKVKEEGFAGFAEENIAYFFS; encoded by the coding sequence TTGATAAAAAAGGTTAAACTTGATAAAAATCTGGAGCTAAAAACAAAAGGAGAATTAAGACTGGTTTTTCTTGGTACAGGGAGTGCCTTTAGCAAGAAATTCTATCAGTCCAATCTGCTTATTGTCAAAGGAGACGATCATTTACTTGTAGATTGCGGTACGCGCTGTCCCGAGGCCCTTGCTTCTTACGGACTGAGCGTTGATAAAATAGAGCATTATGTTTTTACACATTCCCATGCTGACCATATAGGCGGAGTAGAGGAGGTTGTTCTTGTAAACAGATATTTTGCAAGGAAAAGACCTCATCTTTATATGACAAAAAAATATCAAAAACTTTTTTGGAACGAGTCTATAAAAGGCGGCTCTGCCTACAGCGAAAAAAAAGGCTGGAGACGTTACCTTACTCTGGATGATTTTTTTGTTATCCACCAGCCAGAGCTTATGCAGCGCAAACCAAGACCTATGTATTCTTTTAATGTAGGAGATATTGAGATTATTCTTTTTAGGACACGGCATATCCCGGAACAAGCCCGCTCTTGGAGAGATTCCGCATGGAGCACAGGGCTTCTTATTGACAGAAGGGTACTTTTTTCCGGAGATACTCAGTTTGATCCGGATATGCTTGAGTTCTTTGTCTCCTCTTTTCCCATAGAGACAATTTTTCATGATTGTCAATTCTTTACAGGTGGAGTACATACTTCTCTTGATGAGCTTTCTACTCTGCCCCGTCATATAAAAAAGATGATGTATCTTGTCCACTATGGAGACACTGTAGATAAATACAGGGATAAAGTAAAAGAAGAAGGCTTTGCTGGCTTTGCAGAAGAAAATATAGCTTACTTTTTTTCCTGA
- a CDS encoding diacylglycerol kinase family protein has product MGNRETQINRLVRLLQTALRASDFFLDYKVYSIINPASGTIARAGRLKRVLDNAEKSFIAVEKSKLKLAAHVSSDITEPVKLARMISQRSEENVLILSCGGDGTHNMVVNGIMQAEEKKRQNVVLMRVPLGSGNDAADAPDFLSALNKLATSNSIGKIPLYAMKGAKDRTFRYGCNIISFGIDAYISLVTNRVKPYLPGDTYKLIADMSTLFYHKIHPQAELGINLEKQITRDEYLLVAIGASGSRTYGNGKRILPDTNNICAVKNCSLADRLKLKKKIYAGEHIKETGVYSASARHITIDYDRLLPVQEDGEAWWLSKDDFPVEIKIISDVISVLA; this is encoded by the coding sequence ATGGGAAACAGAGAGACGCAAATCAACAGGCTAGTGAGACTTCTGCAAACAGCTCTGCGAGCATCGGATTTCTTTTTGGACTATAAGGTTTATTCTATAATCAATCCTGCAAGTGGTACAATTGCCAGAGCCGGGAGGCTTAAGAGAGTACTGGATAATGCAGAAAAATCATTTATAGCAGTGGAAAAAAGCAAGCTAAAGCTTGCGGCCCATGTGTCTTCAGACATAACAGAACCTGTGAAGCTTGCACGCATGATAAGCCAGAGAAGCGAGGAGAATGTACTTATACTTAGCTGCGGTGGCGATGGGACCCATAATATGGTAGTCAACGGTATAATGCAGGCAGAGGAAAAGAAACGGCAGAATGTTGTTCTTATGCGTGTCCCTCTGGGAAGCGGCAACGATGCTGCGGATGCTCCGGATTTTTTATCTGCTCTCAATAAGCTTGCAACAAGCAACAGCATTGGCAAAATTCCTCTCTATGCCATGAAAGGGGCAAAAGACAGGACGTTTCGATATGGATGCAATATCATAAGCTTTGGAATCGATGCCTATATTTCTCTTGTTACTAACCGTGTAAAGCCTTATCTTCCCGGCGACACATACAAGCTTATAGCGGATATGTCCACACTGTTTTATCACAAGATTCATCCGCAGGCAGAGCTTGGCATCAATCTGGAGAAACAGATCACGAGAGATGAGTATCTTCTTGTTGCCATAGGAGCTTCTGGCAGCAGAACTTATGGAAACGGCAAGAGAATATTGCCCGATACCAATAATATATGCGCAGTCAAGAACTGTAGCCTTGCAGATAGATTAAAACTCAAGAAAAAAATATATGCAGGAGAGCATATAAAAGAGACAGGAGTCTATTCTGCAAGTGCCAGACATATTACAATAGACTATGACAGGCTTCTTCCCGTACAGGAAGACGGAGAAGCTTGGTGGTTGTCAAAAGATGATTTTCCGGTTGAGATAAAGATAATAAGCGATGTTATCTCTGTTTTGGCATAA
- the rsgA gene encoding ribosome small subunit-dependent GTPase A → MPEGIVRYGINNIFTIEEDVTGEVFECRIRGKILSDSVGGYNPLAPGDRVSFFYDSIESHKGYIENRLERKNAFLRYNIKKKQPQTIAANLDIVVCISSPDNPPFRPRFIDRILVEAELMPGCDAMILLNKTDIGIPDNVENILQLYESLGYPVRRVSALTGIGLSDCFDIWKNKRVLFVGQSGVGKSSLINAIYPQASQKTGEISKKYNRGSHVTIFARSFCYDGMDITDAPGVRDFIPYGVDSSELRFFYRDIAQLSCDCQYSSCVHIDEPGCAVKAAVESGTLNADRYYSYVRLYNDILELEKL, encoded by the coding sequence ATGCCGGAAGGAATTGTAAGATACGGTATCAACAATATTTTTACTATAGAGGAGGATGTCACAGGAGAAGTATTTGAATGCAGGATAAGAGGCAAGATTCTATCCGATTCTGTAGGAGGTTATAATCCTCTTGCTCCGGGTGACCGTGTATCTTTTTTTTATGATTCTATAGAGTCTCATAAGGGCTATATAGAAAACAGATTAGAGAGAAAGAATGCCTTCTTGCGCTATAATATCAAAAAAAAACAGCCTCAAACCATAGCTGCCAACTTGGATATAGTGGTCTGCATAAGCTCTCCTGATAATCCTCCATTTCGTCCGCGTTTTATAGACAGAATCCTTGTAGAAGCAGAGCTTATGCCGGGCTGCGATGCAATGATACTTCTAAACAAGACTGATATTGGAATACCTGATAATGTAGAAAATATTCTCCAGCTTTACGAAAGTCTTGGCTATCCTGTAAGAAGAGTCTCTGCACTTACAGGAATAGGCCTTAGTGACTGTTTTGATATCTGGAAGAATAAGCGTGTTCTTTTTGTGGGCCAATCAGGTGTGGGGAAATCCAGTCTTATAAACGCCATATACCCGCAGGCAAGCCAGAAGACAGGAGAGATATCAAAAAAATATAACAGGGGTTCTCATGTTACAATATTTGCCCGTTCTTTCTGTTATGACGGCATGGACATAACGGATGCTCCAGGCGTGCGCGACTTTATCCCATACGGTGTTGACTCCTCCGAGCTTAGATTTTTTTACAGAGACATAGCGCAATTATCATGCGACTGTCAGTATTCTTCCTGCGTTCACATAGACGAGCCCGGATGCGCTGTAAAAGCTGCCGTAGAATCCGGGACACTAAATGCGGACAGGTATTACAGCTATGTGAGGCTTTACAACGATATACTTGAGCTAGAAAAACTCTGA
- the murI gene encoding glutamate racemase, which translates to MLPNRKRNEEELAKRLMTSLDDFCRPVVFIDSGLGGIPYLLWAMENIKNEHFIYIADKKNFPYGVKTAGELKKIILEVVDNAIKQFNPKLIVVACNTASVVAIEALRDTFEIPFVGVVPAIKPAASVSRNRIIGVLATERTIRDMYTQALIDEFAFDCEVLRVPAKGIVDFVELEFVTADKDQKIAAVKSEVDYCSSHGADTIVLGCTHFVFLKKEISELAGPNVSVIDSRDGVGHQMQRILRYIRCKEKFCCENTKTEFYHTGKDSYNAEYVRFLEDLGLSFCGEL; encoded by the coding sequence ATGTTACCGAACAGGAAGAGAAACGAAGAAGAGCTCGCAAAGCGCTTGATGACCTCTTTGGATGATTTTTGCAGACCTGTTGTTTTTATTGATTCCGGTCTGGGTGGTATCCCGTATCTACTGTGGGCTATGGAAAATATAAAAAACGAGCATTTTATATATATAGCGGATAAAAAAAACTTTCCCTATGGAGTAAAGACGGCCGGAGAATTGAAAAAAATCATTCTTGAAGTTGTCGACAATGCCATAAAACAATTTAACCCCAAGCTGATAGTTGTTGCCTGCAATACAGCCTCTGTTGTTGCGATAGAAGCGCTCAGGGATACTTTTGAGATTCCTTTTGTCGGAGTTGTGCCTGCTATCAAACCTGCGGCAAGCGTGAGCAGAAACAGGATAATAGGTGTTCTTGCAACAGAAAGAACAATAAGGGATATGTATACCCAGGCTCTCATAGATGAGTTTGCATTTGATTGTGAGGTGCTGCGAGTGCCCGCAAAGGGTATAGTGGATTTTGTGGAGCTAGAGTTTGTTACTGCGGACAAAGATCAGAAGATAGCTGCCGTAAAGAGTGAGGTGGATTATTGTTCTTCACACGGTGCAGATACAATAGTGCTGGGATGTACGCATTTTGTCTTTCTTAAGAAAGAAATCTCAGAGCTTGCAGGCCCAAATGTCTCCGTAATAGACTCAAGGGATGGTGTAGGTCATCAGATGCAGCGGATACTGCGTTATATAAGGTGCAAGGAAAAATTCTGTTGTGAGAATACAAAGACAGAATTTTATCATACGGGCAAAGACTCCTATAATGCAGAATATGTGCGTTTTCTTGAGGATTTGGGATTGTCTTTTTGTGGAGAGCTGTAA
- a CDS encoding pentapeptide repeat-containing protein — translation MPKIYNCSYPGCSNITCQEDGFCLGHSSREEKEKAIANIKKLLSEKKRIEGVCMSGIDISELELSGHDFYDCVFLGIRAENMSIENASFNLCFGDYSVFRNCIFKEINTRFSSFSGSFFEHTVIEDSNILQTNYNGATIKDSAFKSCDLYHSRFISSKIFKSKFYDCNLKRTYFLESKQEDVKFPYCNVEDAYFKREEKFLI, via the coding sequence ATGCCTAAGATTTATAACTGCTCGTATCCCGGATGCAGCAACATAACCTGTCAGGAAGATGGTTTTTGCCTGGGGCATAGCAGCCGGGAAGAAAAAGAAAAAGCAATTGCAAACATAAAAAAGCTGCTCAGCGAAAAAAAAAGAATAGAAGGCGTCTGCATGTCCGGCATAGACATATCAGAACTTGAGCTTTCCGGACATGATTTCTATGACTGTGTTTTTCTCGGAATACGTGCGGAAAATATGTCAATAGAAAACGCAAGCTTTAATTTATGTTTTGGTGACTACAGTGTATTTAGAAACTGCATTTTTAAAGAGATAAATACAAGATTTTCCAGCTTTTCCGGCTCTTTTTTTGAGCACACTGTAATAGAGGATTCCAATATTTTGCAGACCAATTACAACGGTGCTACCATAAAGGATAGTGCCTTTAAAAGCTGCGATTTATACCACAGCCGTTTTATTAGCTCAAAGATATTTAAGAGCAAATTTTACGACTGCAATCTAAAAAGAACATATTTTTTAGAATCCAAACAGGAAGATGTTAAGTTCCCTTATTGTAACGTAGAAGATGCTTATTTCAAAAGAGAGGAGAAATTCCTTATATGA
- a CDS encoding MBL fold metallo-hydrolase gives MKVHAHFSLPGFSNTYILGHEDGGDAIVIDPGTFDEHMLNYLENNNYYLRYILITHAHKNHYDGIRTIRKIYDAKIYSNNINIEGIPCSIIQNGGSINLGEITVNAVSVPGHSRDSLVYQIEDMIFTGDSLSAGKLGKPIDSYGKALLITYVKQKLLSMPPYLRIFPGHGPPSLVRTEREYNIDIKTNK, from the coding sequence ATGAAAGTACACGCTCATTTTTCTCTTCCCGGTTTTTCCAATACATACATACTCGGACACGAGGATGGAGGAGATGCCATAGTAATAGATCCAGGGACATTTGACGAACATATGCTCAATTATCTGGAAAATAACAACTATTATCTTAGGTACATACTTATAACCCATGCTCACAAAAATCACTACGACGGGATAAGAACCATACGCAAGATATACGACGCAAAAATATATAGTAATAATATCAATATAGAAGGTATTCCCTGCAGCATCATACAAAACGGAGGGAGCATAAACCTGGGAGAAATAACAGTCAATGCGGTATCCGTACCTGGACACAGCAGAGATTCTCTTGTCTATCAGATAGAAGACATGATATTTACAGGAGACTCTCTGAGTGCAGGAAAACTTGGCAAACCCATAGACTCTTACGGAAAGGCTCTACTTATAACATATGTAAAACAAAAACTCCTAAGCATGCCGCCATATCTGAGGATTTTCCCCGGTCATGGACCTCCTAGCCTTGTCCGTACAGAAAGAGAGTACAACATAGATATAAAAACCAACAAGTAA
- a CDS encoding RluA family pseudouridine synthase, producing the protein MGTPFYFSSSLIDEGLRLDEFLASRLGISRNQVKQRVSSLVVNGKPCKLSKKLVAGLSISGILEPVPHTELVPQDIELSVLYEDEFCIVIDKPQGLVVHPGAGNPEGTVANALAYRYFSAGLEYEEEGFDDVDNLRPGIVHRLDKDTSGVLLAAKDKASQEFFSSCFRERQVKKIYLAVVKGLPSAKNGTIEGWLRRSRSNRKKFILTEHDEGGKFSQSFYSVLSSYGRYSLVALYPHTGRTHQLRVHMAHIGCPILGDPLYSRVDSSFPDATLMLHAYRLTIPLPDKKRIASFRAPLPVRFKEVLRTLSARYR; encoded by the coding sequence ATGGGAACTCCTTTTTATTTTTCTTCTTCTCTTATTGATGAGGGGCTCAGACTGGATGAATTTCTAGCCTCGCGTCTGGGAATATCTAGAAATCAAGTCAAACAGAGGGTAAGCAGTCTTGTGGTCAATGGAAAACCATGTAAGTTGTCAAAAAAACTTGTGGCTGGGCTTTCCATAAGCGGCATTTTGGAGCCTGTACCTCATACAGAGCTTGTGCCGCAGGATATAGAGCTCAGTGTGCTCTATGAGGATGAGTTTTGCATTGTTATAGACAAGCCTCAAGGGCTTGTGGTTCATCCTGGAGCAGGGAATCCTGAGGGAACTGTTGCCAATGCCTTGGCATACAGATATTTCTCTGCTGGTTTAGAGTATGAAGAAGAAGGTTTTGATGATGTCGATAACCTTAGGCCAGGTATTGTTCATAGACTGGATAAAGATACCTCCGGTGTCTTGCTTGCAGCAAAGGATAAGGCATCGCAAGAGTTTTTTTCTTCCTGTTTCAGGGAAAGGCAGGTAAAAAAAATCTATCTTGCAGTTGTAAAAGGGCTGCCTTCTGCAAAAAACGGCACAATAGAGGGATGGCTCAGAAGAAGCCGCAGCAACAGAAAAAAGTTTATTTTGACTGAGCATGACGAGGGAGGTAAGTTTTCCCAATCTTTCTACAGTGTATTATCTTCTTATGGCAGATACTCTCTGGTTGCTTTATATCCTCATACGGGAAGGACTCATCAGCTTAGAGTACACATGGCACATATAGGCTGCCCTATTCTTGGTGATCCGCTTTATTCCAGAGTCGATTCTTCTTTCCCGGATGCTACGCTCATGTTGCATGCATACAGACTTACCATTCCCCTGCCAGATAAAAAGAGGATTGCCAGCTTTAGAGCTCCTCTTCCTGTGCGTTTTAAAGAAGTCCTCAGAACTCTTTCCGCAAGGTACAGATAA
- a CDS encoding YggS family pyridoxal phosphate-dependent enzyme: MQDVTDKIRRFTDEVASLAIRAGRSVESVRVMAVTKFHGPWAIEAAYAAGIRVFGESRVQEAIEKRDFFASDVELHLIGNLQRNKAKKAAEIFSSVDSIDRLSVISVLDRYAASLAKRIEIMFEMNVSGEESKHGFSSYDELCEAVELAAGCTSVVPVGLMTMAPYTDDESVIRKTFSGLREIFYRCKRDFPAFDWREISMGMSNDYRIAIEEGSTLLRIGSLFFGDRG, encoded by the coding sequence ATGCAGGATGTGACAGATAAAATCAGGCGTTTTACGGATGAGGTTGCCTCTCTTGCCATAAGAGCAGGAAGGAGTGTTGAGTCGGTTAGGGTCATGGCTGTGACCAAGTTTCACGGACCGTGGGCAATTGAGGCTGCTTATGCAGCGGGAATAAGGGTTTTTGGCGAGAGTAGGGTGCAAGAGGCAATCGAAAAGCGGGATTTTTTTGCTTCTGATGTGGAGTTGCATCTGATTGGTAATCTACAGAGAAATAAGGCAAAGAAGGCTGCGGAGATTTTTTCTTCTGTGGATTCTATTGATAGATTGTCTGTGATTTCCGTGCTTGATAGATATGCGGCTTCTCTGGCAAAAAGGATTGAGATTATGTTTGAGATGAATGTTTCTGGGGAGGAGTCCAAGCATGGGTTTTCCTCTTATGATGAGCTTTGCGAGGCTGTGGAGCTTGCTGCAGGTTGTACCAGCGTTGTTCCTGTGGGACTTATGACTATGGCTCCGTATACTGATGATGAGAGTGTGATAAGAAAAACCTTTTCTGGACTTAGGGAAATTTTTTACAGATGCAAGAGGGATTTTCCTGCTTTTGATTGGCGTGAGATTTCCATGGGGATGAGCAACGATTATAGGATTGCTATTGAGGAGGGTTCCACTCTTCTCAGAATTGGCAGTTTGTTTTTTGGAGACAGAGGATGA
- the aat gene encoding leucyl/phenylalanyl-tRNA--protein transferase yields MPVWIPDIGELDHKTIVEFPDPEIYAEDGLVAVGGNLSPGMLISAYIGGSFPWFNSDRENIIWWSPDPRCVFYPGSEHVSKRLLRETKKNTYVLVTDTDFSSVIENCARIERVGQKGTWITNRMLNSYKEMHKLGYAHSVELYHNDRLIGGFYGLSIGSVFFGESMFSLVPHASKIAFLMSKKIWQMQGISLIDCQVETPHLVSMGAVTISRNRFLKELKVGVKSTFMPKKWDIRLIGNLLSSQEF; encoded by the coding sequence ATGCCTGTATGGATACCGGATATTGGAGAGCTGGATCATAAGACAATTGTAGAATTCCCGGATCCTGAGATATATGCGGAAGATGGACTTGTTGCTGTAGGAGGCAACCTTAGTCCGGGGATGCTTATTTCTGCATACATAGGAGGTTCTTTTCCCTGGTTTAATTCTGATAGAGAGAATATAATATGGTGGTCACCTGATCCTAGGTGTGTGTTTTATCCGGGCTCAGAGCATGTATCCAAAAGACTTCTAAGAGAAACAAAAAAAAATACATATGTTCTTGTTACGGATACGGATTTCTCTTCTGTGATAGAAAATTGTGCACGCATAGAAAGAGTTGGGCAAAAAGGCACTTGGATAACAAATAGAATGCTCAATTCATATAAAGAAATGCACAAACTTGGTTATGCTCATTCTGTAGAACTTTATCATAATGATCGTCTTATAGGAGGTTTCTACGGTCTTTCTATTGGTTCTGTTTTTTTTGGAGAGTCAATGTTCTCTCTTGTCCCTCATGCCTCAAAGATAGCTTTCCTTATGTCAAAAAAAATCTGGCAGATGCAAGGGATAAGCCTTATAGACTGTCAGGTGGAAACCCCTCATCTTGTGTCGATGGGAGCTGTAACTATATCTAGAAATAGGTTTTTAAAGGAGCTTAAGGTAGGTGTAAAAAGTACCTTTATGCCAAAAAAATGGGATATAAGGCTTATAGGTAATCTTTTATCATCCCAGGAGTTTTGA
- a CDS encoding AAA family ATPase, protein MNWEDFFTEELLSSFHKAIKLAQEKQHEYITPEHIFYELAKKYDEIGFFEILEVNSGDVLYSIGNYLEKYIPVRTSHKNTDGEISLWFTENLKKVIYLAQTISMGAGHQKVRSDHFIVAIYKVDDCYASRVLREAGVDEYRLLNAVNTVKAYISDDYNGESEDERTATSESQEDKKKEKKRKILSSFSIELVEKAKRGEIDPIIGREDILERVMQILCRRIKNNPVLVGEAGVGKTAIAEGLALKIAHDEVPPLLKGYRIYSIDMGQIIAGTKYRGDFEERFKAIIDELIKEEKAILFIDEIHTIMGAGSSMSSNLDASNMLKPVIASGKLRCMGSTTYQEYKKFMEADTALLRRFQKVDVPEPSFDDTVEILRGLKANYEKHHNVIYDDDIIKNIVELSSRYINDRFQPDKAIDVMDELGARIHMRTYKEGDDVTEPVPVLPEDVEELVSFIARVPVKRAGDSEKKNLAGMMDAIRSRLFGQDEAVKKVVDAIKRSRAGLGRKDKPVASFLFVGPTGVGKTELARSLSDILSIPLLRFDMSEYQEKHSVSRLLGSPPGYVGYNEGALLTDSVRKNPHAVLLLDEIEKAHPDIFNLLLQVMDYATATDNTGRKADFRNIIIIMTSNAGARELGQSLIGFGNNVVKEDSINREVERIFTPEFRNRLDDIIVFKRLPMEVVRKIVNKELDTLRIMLSEKNVELTVSDEAIDWLAERGYSPEFGARPLARLIEQKITSPLVDELLFGSLEKGGKLFIYVESDDIVLKTE, encoded by the coding sequence ATGAATTGGGAAGATTTTTTTACTGAAGAGTTGTTGTCCTCTTTTCATAAGGCCATAAAACTGGCTCAGGAAAAGCAGCACGAATATATAACCCCTGAGCATATTTTTTATGAGCTTGCAAAAAAATATGATGAGATTGGCTTTTTTGAGATTTTAGAAGTCAATTCTGGAGATGTATTATATTCTATAGGCAATTACCTTGAAAAATATATACCTGTAAGGACATCCCATAAGAATACTGATGGGGAGATAAGTTTATGGTTTACTGAGAATCTTAAAAAGGTCATATACCTTGCTCAGACAATATCTATGGGAGCAGGACACCAGAAAGTCAGGTCGGATCATTTTATAGTTGCGATATATAAAGTAGATGATTGTTATGCCTCTAGGGTCTTAAGAGAAGCAGGTGTTGATGAATACAGATTATTAAATGCTGTAAATACTGTAAAAGCATATATCTCAGATGACTATAACGGCGAATCTGAGGATGAGAGGACTGCAACATCGGAATCACAGGAAGATAAGAAGAAGGAGAAAAAGAGAAAAATCCTGTCTTCTTTTTCTATAGAACTTGTGGAGAAAGCAAAAAGGGGAGAGATAGACCCTATAATAGGTCGTGAGGATATACTGGAGAGAGTAATGCAAATTCTCTGCAGGAGAATCAAGAATAATCCTGTTCTTGTAGGAGAGGCCGGAGTAGGTAAGACAGCAATAGCGGAAGGTCTTGCGCTTAAGATAGCACACGATGAAGTTCCTCCTCTTTTAAAGGGATATAGAATTTACAGTATTGATATGGGACAGATAATAGCCGGCACTAAGTACAGAGGAGATTTTGAGGAGAGGTTTAAAGCAATTATCGATGAGCTCATAAAAGAAGAAAAGGCAATACTGTTTATAGATGAGATTCATACTATAATGGGTGCTGGCTCCTCTATGAGCAGCAATCTGGATGCCTCCAATATGTTAAAGCCTGTTATTGCTTCTGGAAAGCTCAGATGTATGGGAAGTACTACTTATCAGGAATATAAAAAATTTATGGAAGCAGATACTGCTCTTCTCAGAAGATTCCAGAAGGTAGATGTACCTGAGCCTTCTTTTGATGACACAGTAGAGATTTTGAGAGGGCTTAAGGCTAATTATGAGAAACATCACAATGTTATATACGATGATGATATTATCAAGAATATAGTAGAGCTTTCTTCCAGATATATAAATGACAGGTTCCAACCTGATAAGGCCATAGATGTTATGGATGAGTTGGGTGCCAGAATACATATGCGCACATATAAAGAAGGGGATGATGTTACAGAGCCTGTGCCTGTTTTGCCGGAAGATGTAGAAGAGCTTGTATCCTTTATTGCCCGTGTTCCTGTGAAAAGAGCCGGAGATTCTGAGAAAAAGAACTTGGCAGGGATGATGGATGCCATACGCTCAAGACTTTTTGGTCAGGATGAGGCTGTAAAAAAGGTAGTAGATGCTATAAAACGGTCTCGAGCAGGGCTTGGCAGAAAGGATAAGCCAGTTGCCTCGTTTCTTTTTGTGGGACCTACTGGTGTGGGAAAAACAGAACTTGCAAGAAGTCTGTCCGATATTCTGTCTATCCCATTATTGCGCTTTGATATGAGCGAATATCAGGAAAAACATAGTGTTTCTAGATTGCTGGGCTCTCCTCCTGGCTATGTTGGATATAATGAAGGAGCCCTTCTTACTGATTCTGTGAGAAAAAATCCTCATGCTGTTTTGCTTCTTGATGAGATAGAAAAAGCTCATCCCGATATATTTAACCTTCTTCTGCAGGTTATGGATTATGCTACTGCTACGGATAACACAGGAAGAAAAGCCGATTTTAGAAATATCATCATAATTATGACTTCCAATGCTGGAGCAAGAGAGCTAGGGCAGTCTCTAATTGGTTTTGGCAACAATGTTGTAAAAGAAGATAGTATAAACAGAGAAGTGGAGAGAATATTTACTCCGGAGTTTAGAAATAGGCTGGATGATATAATTGTTTTTAAACGTCTGCCTATGGAAGTTGTTAGAAAGATTGTTAATAAAGAACTGGATACGCTGCGTATTATGCTGTCAGAGAAGAATGTAGAACTTACAGTGAGCGATGAGGCAATAGATTGGCTTGCTGAGAGGGGATATTCTCCGGAGTTTGGAGCAAGGCCTCTTGCAAGGCTTATCGAGCAGAAGATTACTTCTCCTCTTGTTGACGAGCTATTATTTGGTTCTCTTGAAAAAGGCGGGAAGCTTTTTATATACGTAGAATCTGATGATATTGTTCTAAAAACAGAATAG
- a CDS encoding ATP-dependent Clp protease adaptor ClpS, with protein sequence MSMLINKEDTKVFMAFSPDEEASVSVKPKITEPELYWVVMLNDDYTPMDFVVNVLMSVFDKNPLEATELMMTIHNKGSARIASYVYDIAVTKISRVHDEAKKNNFPLRCTMEPA encoded by the coding sequence ATGAGCATGTTGATAAATAAAGAGGATACTAAGGTTTTTATGGCTTTTTCTCCTGATGAGGAGGCTTCTGTAAGTGTTAAACCTAAAATTACAGAGCCTGAGTTGTATTGGGTAGTTATGTTAAACGATGATTATACTCCTATGGATTTTGTTGTTAATGTTCTTATGAGTGTTTTTGATAAGAATCCTCTGGAAGCTACAGAACTTATGATGACTATACATAATAAAGGCAGTGCAAGAATTGCTTCTTATGTCTATGATATAGCTGTTACAAAAATTTCTAGGGTGCACGATGAAGCTAAGAAGAATAATTTTCCTCTAAGGTGCACAATGGAGCCTGCTTAG